TTCACCTTAAGAACTTTCTTATAGAATGGAGTGAACTATTGAAAAGTAAAACAGCTTTTTTAGAAAGCATACAAAGAAAAATCGTTGCTGGCTCGTTCACAATCGTCCTTTTATCTTGTATGAATCTTATCATCTCGTCAGTATTTATAGACTATTCACTCAGGGGTGGGCTCGCAGAGTTTCAATATGATGCTTCGTATATTTACATTATTCTTTTCTATGGTGTAATTTTTTATGGAGTACCGGTTTCACTATTAAGTGACTCGTTGGCTAGATCGATTTCAACTACTATCGATCGAAAAGAAGGGTACATATCGACTATACTGCACATACTAGCTGGCAGCTTAGTAGGATTCGTTAGTTTAATTCCTGCTGTAACGTTTTTGGTGATTGATCGAATATTAGTGAGGAAACCAATTATTCATTTCCGTTTTGGTGCATTAATGTTCACGTCGTTATGTGTGATGACGTATTTCATCGACCTTAGCATTTTCGATGTGTTAGGAATTAGCTGAAGATCTAGAATTATAGAAAAAACTTAGTGTTTTATGAAGTAAGGGGGATGGCATATGACGAAACGTTTATTACTCTTCCTTCTGATTGCATTACTAACTGCATGCAGTGGGGAGTTGAACGGTGAGGAAGCGCCTAAACCAAAAGTGGAAGTGTGGAATCTTGATAAACAAGCGAAAACTGAAATAGCGCACAGCGCAAAAACGGTGTGCTGGAATGATTGTGTCATGGTAACAAAAGCTAATAATGAATCACAGAAAAACCCTGAAATTGTCGATATCGGCAAGCAATCCCTAGGCATCACTTTTGATGAGATGGAGCCAGCGCCATCTACGATCAATCTTATAAATGAAACGACGGGCGAACATATTAAATTGGATTCAAATAATATTACCATTAGTCCATCGACTAATGGTGAAACAGTCTATCGTCTTCATTTCTACTGGAATGGGAAAGGCGGTAAATCTTTAGGAGAATCAACTTATCGGTTTGGTGTAAAAACGAGTAATGATTACCAGGTGAAGTAAAGGTTGGCTAGTAAAAGAAATAAGGTTTTGCACCAAATAAATGCGATTAAGCAAAGGGGAAGAGAATGTCTATGGTATCAGCATGCTTAGGCTGTCAATTGGCAAACAAAATCGAACCGGTACATGTCGTATACGAAGATGATGATGTTTGTTGCTTTTTAGATATTGAGCCGTTTAATGAGGGTCATACGTTAATTGTACCTAAGAAACACGTTTTAGATGTAGAAGAGTTAGATATAAAAACAGCCAATGCGATTATGGTTGCTTCTATGAAAATTTCCCGAGCAATCAAAGCACTTTACGCGCCAGATGGAATCACTGTTTGCCAAAATGGCGGGACTTTCAACGATTTGAGTCATTACCATATGCATGTGATCCCGAGATATGATGGACAAGCTTTCTATCATGAAGAAGAGAGCGAGAATGGTAAGGAAAAAGCTAACTTAGGAGTCACGAAAGAGAAGTTAATGAAACAAATGGAAATGATGTCGTAAAGTGAAAAGTTGGTTTTTCATTAGAAGAACTTAAATGGCACTCCTGTGAGATGATTGAATTTTATTGTTTGTTTTGAAATAATTGGAATTGTATATTAATGAAAAATTTTGTTCAAACCATTGCTACGGATAGGAGGGAAATTCCTGAAAACAGAAAGATGTTATCTCTGCTTATTTTCGGAGAGGGATTATGAGTCTGTTAAAAAGCTTTATGAGAATGAGCATGTGCGAAAATACTTAGGTGGAACGGTGGAGGAAGAGGCGTTTAAGCATCACTTCACACATATGCTTCACGCAAAGAAAGGCCGCTACTGGGCGATCTTTCTAAATGAAAGTCATGCGTTTATCGGTTTTGTTTTTCTTGATTCTTATCATGATTGTGCTCGTACAGAGATTGGATATCAGTTACTACCACAGTACTGGCGGAACGGTTATGCGAGCGAGGTCGTTACTCGTGTGATCGAGCATGGATTTAGTGAATGGCAGCTACAAGAAATCGTCGCTGAGACGCAAACGCGAAATATGGCGTCATGTAAGCTTTTGCGAAAAGTGGGTATGACGTGTGAAGGTCAATTGAAGCGATT
The sequence above is drawn from the Pseudalkalibacillus hwajinpoensis genome and encodes:
- a CDS encoding HIT family protein, encoding MSMVSACLGCQLANKIEPVHVVYEDDDVCCFLDIEPFNEGHTLIVPKKHVLDVEELDIKTANAIMVASMKISRAIKALYAPDGITVCQNGGTFNDLSHYHMHVIPRYDGQAFYHEEESENGKEKANLGVTKEKLMKQMEMMS
- a CDS encoding GNAT family N-acetyltransferase — its product is MLRIGGKFLKTERCYLCLFSERDYESVKKLYENEHVRKYLGGTVEEEAFKHHFTHMLHAKKGRYWAIFLNESHAFIGFVFLDSYHDCARTEIGYQLLPQYWRNGYASEVVTRVIEHGFSEWQLQEIVAETQTRNMASCKLLRKVGMTCEGQLKRFGEEQSMFRLFNPTAS